The region TAAATATTGGATTCTTTCTGCATCTCACATTCAAGAATTAAAAAGGTCTAAGGTAGCGACCATGCCCCCCATTCTctcggaagaagaatcgGCTCTCGATCCCTATGTTGTCCTTGGAATTGGAGCCGGGGCAACAACCAAAGAGGCTGAACGGGCGTTTCGTAAGAAGTCGCTCAAGTATCATCCGGACAAGGTACGTTTTTGCCCATTTATGATTCACAACTGCCATGTGCTGATGAATCTATTGTATAGAATCCTGCACCTGAAGCTGGTATGTCATCTATGCATCAATTAAACGAGTATGAAGAAATTAACGTCATTTGGAATAGCTGTAATATTCCATCAGCTATCATTGTCTCTCGGTATCTTTCAAGATCAGGCCAAACGCAATTATGTGGATAACCAGCTTGAAATTGAtaggaaaaaaaagcagCGATATGCAGAGATGGATAAGAAGCGTAAAGCGATGGTCGATGTAcgttccttcttttttttcgtttcttttcatcaGGATGGTCGCTGATAAGTATGACTACATAGGCGCTTGTagcgagggaagaagaagccaaaaagcaaaaagttGAGCAGGTCAAGAGATGGCAGCAGCAGGTACAGGCAGACGAAGAGGCTATCAAGGATGCCGGACGGCGGATGTTGGAGGAAGCGCAAAAGCGTGCAGCTGCAATAGCCGCCGCTGCTACTGCTGCTCGAGCGGCAAGAGCGCCAGAAGCGGCTGCACGAAAACCTACTGGCGGAGTCTGAATTTcccacctccttcatctccaaagTAATACTTATAAACCTTAATAAAAACGCGCCTATAAGCAAGGCTATTAACCATTTCCATTGGAAGATTGCATAGCAATCTGGCCGATTGCCTTTTATACAGAGgcccttctcctcataGGCAGGATAGGGtgaatttgattccgtcgAAAGAGATatgcggagaagaggaacgaACGAAGACGAGAACGAACGAGCACATTGTCCTCTGTCCAAGTCTGATTTCTATTTTGGGGCTAGaaacggagaagaagctggatAAGATCGAACTGCTGGAGGACATTAGCGTTCGGAAGACTCGCTATCAGGCCCTCAAATGGACAATTCTGAGATCCGTGAGTGCAACATCCCCTGAACAATGGTAAATACTGAAATACTTATCCATATTTAGATTGCGAAGATCTGTAAGCTCACAGGGGCTCAAGTCTTTATAATGTATCAGTAAGTAGGCCGCCTTATATCCTTCTCTAAGAAGTAGGCGAGGAACGACTGACTTGTACACGCAACCCAGCTGTTCACCGAGACCGCAATGAGCGGCCGACTTTTCCCTTCCATGAGATGTATATCTGTCCCGGATTTTGCTCCAAGGGCGGTGTTCCCGAGGAATATTTGCTTGAAGCCGCCCGACAGCATATCCAAGAGCCGGAGGTTGTAGACCCGGATCTCATCCACAGCGAAGGTCACAGCGATGTAAACGTCAGTTACTTACCGGTTGCTGGCCCTTCTGTTGCTGTGAAAAGGATTTTGATGGGAGTGGTAAAATGGGGCCAGGAGTCTGATCCCTCAGGCCCCAAAGCTTTGCTtgaaaagggcaaggaagcTGAGAGATTAATGCGAGAGCGAGACCGGCGCTTGAAGCAAAAGGCTGGAAAGCATTTACGAGGCAATGAACCGAAGGGTCGACAGTCACTCCGGAGTTGATGGGGAGATCCTCGAGTTGAAGTCGAAGGTCATGGAAAGTAGTTGAAAGTGTCAGCTGGACTGAGGGAAAGTaattgaaagagagaccGTTTGGGTCATTGTATGCATATCTGCCAAAAATGTCTGATCGGAGGCTTGTCGATGTGCATTCGGCTTTCCTTTAGGTAAAACTAGGGCTtacttctttctcatgGAATCCAGATGGGCTTGTCTTGCTTTGACCGAAGCATAACGCGACAGTTGTATATTTGAATCATCGCGTACAGCGTGATGGAAAAGTGCGCTTCGTCAATGTACATGAGTGAttttttttaattttttttaGTACGGAGTGCCCACCCTCTGCAGCACTACTATTTGTCACAATTCAGGTATGGCTAGCGGTTACGGGTAGAGTTTCTACGTtgcatgaagaagaaaggaggaatAAAGCGTATATAGATTGTCTATGGAAAAAACATTCTACTGCGCCTCGGAACCCTAACCTCGCTTAATCATCCTTATTCTCCGCGGTTGGATCACTCTTTCAACACTATTAACGTGAGCTAATGTAGGGTCTGCTTTGGCTGCGACAGCGAATGAACTGGAGACGGCACATGATGTATGTCCACTGGCGTGGAACTCATCGACAAGGAAGCTGATATGGCAATCAGCATATCGTCCCCCATAGTTTGAGATTACCACAAACCGTGTGTCGCTAAAGAAGGTCGGATCGCGGATAGTGCAACGGTCCCAGATGGCAGGCATAATCGTAGATGACAATCTTAATCATGGCAAAATCAGTTGTAGTGTTCCCCCGGTCAGGTGGACATTCCCTTGCTTACCTTCGGAGCTGTTTTTCGAAAACAACGTAACATCGAGAAGAAGTCGTTACGTCCTTCAGCCGTGAGCATGATGTGATAACCGAGACAGATGCCATGAGGACACCACATCCCTGCTATACCACCAGTCCGACCGACGTCAGCAAGCCATCTGTAAGGGTGATATTAGTTTCTCAACTTTTTAAAATAATCGGCAGATAACATACGTATCAAAATATTTTGAACAGACATCACCATCGGTCTTCTTCCGAACATCATGTGTTGAGTCTCCAAATAGCACCTTTCTCCTGGCGTCATCCCGCATGTCGGGATGAGAATAGACTGGCCGATCGATCCTTTTAGGAAGGCCGAGGCATACGCCAGCAGAGTTGTACTCTCCTACAAGAGATCCATCATGCCTGGAAAAGGGACTTCTCTCATCTATTTCCATCACCTTGAGTCGCCATGCTGGAGGAAGATCCTGTGTCACAGAAGCGTTTTCGACTAAAGTTTCCCATGTCTTGCGACCCTTCTGCACAGCAGCGTCGAGCAGCACAAGATATGGTTTAAGTAGGCACGAAAACCTCAACTCTTTCTTAATGTTAACCGGGATTGAAGCGACCATGTCGACTGCTGCAGTGGCTTCGCCTCCTTGGGCAAAGGTAACCATATCGTCCAGGATAAACGGGGGGGAAAGTTGAAAAAGATCCTGCGCCCGGTATCATGGACTGCACCAATGGACGCGCCGGTAGCTTGAgcggaaaaaaaaagaagcaaGACGTTCGCTGCGTTCGCTGGCGGTCTAATATCGCTGGCCAAAAGGTATGCAAGTGAAGGGGTTGATGCTTGGGGGGCTATTTGGAAAAGCTTCGGTAATTGTCGAATAAAGAGACATTGATGCACTTCGTAAAGTTGCTCTTTCCAGCTTACAGTTACAAGGGCATAAGTTGGTTGATGCCGGAGATGACAGTAATTCGTTTGCTACAACAGACGCTTAGTGGAGGATCTTTTATTGAATCGCTGACATTGAATTACCTACATCAACAACACCTTGAATCACTCATAGGCCTTCAAACGCATAGATCATTAATAcccatccttcctcaaTACCCCTGAGATATATCTCCATATGGTTGTTGTTTTTTGTGGGACTTATATCTTCATCTAGCTCATCGTTCTCAGAGTCCCTTCTCCTAGAATGGATTACAGACTCCAGCGGTTCGTTACTGGCACAGTGATCATTCACACTCTGCCTCCAAGTAATTGACTGTGTGcaaatgaagaggatggattATGCTCGCCGCTTGAAAAGTTCTGTTCTGGTCCCGCAAAGCGCCCATCCTTCCGAATATCTCGTaacaaagaaggagagtcGTGTTCGCATCCATCAGTTTCTCCTGGCATATAATCCTCCAATCTTTCAACGTAGTCGTCTGGAACGAAAGGAAAGCCGTCATTATCCTCCTGTACCGGCCCTACTTCAAATTGAGCGACATCGTACAATCTTCCCGTAAGGTGGAGAAAGTGTGGCAATCGCAGATGATGAATCGACCGTTTGTAATACGAGAACCTAATGAGAAGTagaggaaggtggtgcgAACGACGAAAGGTTGGAGTTGGACGAAGGGGAACTTGCCGAAGCATGCGCATGTGATCCAGTCTGTGGCGTTTTCGTTGATCTCTCCTCCGCGTGAGTACCATGCTGCTTCTCAACATGAGGATCATAACGTCCCGGCCTTTGTCGAGTGGAAGGTTTCAAGAATGGCATCTTCTCGGATGTTTCTTTAGGCAAACATTTTGCCACCAGAGCAGAAGTATTTCCAGATGGAGCTGCTGAAGACCTCTGCCGCTTTTGCTTTTGAGGTCGTTTAGCCTCCGGCTTATTTGTGAGGAATGACAAAGAGGCTTTAGAGATGGTAGACTTTATGGGGATTTTGCTAGGGGGAGGAATAGAAGATGGCGTTGATGGTGCATTTAAAAATGACAAAGAGGCTTTAGAGATGGTAGACTTTATGGGGATTTTGCGAGGGGGAGGAATAGAAGATGGCGTTGATGGTGCATTTAAAAATGACAAAGAGGCTTTAGAGATGGTAGACTTTATGGGGATTTTGCGAGGGGGAGGAATAGAAGATGGCGCTGATGGTGCATTTAAAAACAACTTTCGTCGCTTTGAAGCATTGCTTTCTTTAGAAGTATTTTTTGTCGGTAATGTAGGAATGGGTGAGTCGAGTGATGAAGGGGAGCGATTTGGAAAAAATGAGCGCCAACTGGACGCTTTACTGATCTTGGGATTTTGTGTAAGCATGCTCGAGTTGCGCTTATTCGCCAATGGTTGAGAGTCATCAGAACAGGAGTTGATGGGCAGCGGTGTGTGATTGAACATAGATGGACCAGACAGGGAATCGCTTGGCCTAATTGCagctgaagatgacgatgctGCTGCTACTAAGATGGCACATCAGACACATATGTCATGGGTATTGGCACGGCATCAATGTTCTGGAAAGTAGGCTTACACTGACAAAATGCAGCTGACGCTGACTGATGACTATGAGAGAGTTGAAACGAGAGGCTTTCCTGTTCTGAAACGAGAGTCTTCGAGCTTGACATGTGATCGGTTCTTGTATCGCCAGATGAATTATGAGAGTCTGCTTTAACAATCGCAGGCGTCTCGGATTAGCTACTAACATAGTCGATAGCAGATGGTAGACACTCACCGGACTCCGGCGTAAACATATGAGACATATTGAAGAGGTTGATAAAAGGAGGTAGAAACCTTTTCTTGGCTTAATCCTACAATGATTTCCTATAATGGGTTAGTAGTTAGTAAAACGCCTGATGTAAAATATAATCTCTGTCACGTCTTTCCGGACGGAATCCTTGCTCTGGCAATATTTAATCTGCTTAGAAGGCATTGTACATTACGTAATACTATATATTCACTGTTTGATGGGTGGCGACAGCGACAGTCGACCACGCAGGACAAACGAACAACTAAATATTGGATTCTTTCTGCATCTCACATTCATGAATTAAAAAGGTCTAAGGTAGCGACCATGCCCCCCATTCTctcggaagaagaatcgGCTCTCGATCCCTATGTTGTCCTTGGAATTGGAGCCGGGGCAACAACCAAAGAGGCTGAACGGGCGTTTCGTAAAAAGTCGCTCAAGTATCATCCGGACAAGGTACGTTTTCGCCCATTTATGATCCACAACTGCCATGTGCTGATGAATCTATTGTATAGAATCCTGACCCTGGAGCTGGTATGTCATTTATGCATCAATTAAACGAGTATGAAGAAATTAACGTCATTTGGAATAGCTGTAATATTCCATCAACTATCATTATCTCTCGGTATCTTTCAAGATCAGGCCAAACGCAATTATGTGGATAACCAGCTCGAAACTGataggaaaaaaaaggagcGATATGCAGAGATGGATAAAAAGCGTAAAGCGATGGTCGATGTAcgctccttctttttttttcgtttcttttcatcaGGATGGTCGCTGATAAGTATGACTACATAGGCGCTTGTagcgagggaagaagaagccaaaaagcaaaaagttGAGCAGGTCAAGAGacggcagcagcaggcaGACGAAGAAACCGTCAAGGATGCTGGACGGCGATTGTTGGAGGAAGCGCAAAAGCGTGCAGCTGCAGcagccgctgctgctgctacTGCTACTGCTCAAGCGCCAAAAGCGCCAGAGACGGCTACATCAGAACCTACCGGTGGAATCAAGGACAAGCCCACCATAACACCTGAAGAcctcaccatcctccttaCCCTCCCCGCTTCATCGACCATAACTTCTTCTGACCTTCAGACACGCCTCACCACATCGTACGGCCCTATCGCCCATCTTATCCTCCCTCCTGTCCCTTTATCACAGCAAGCAGCAGAAAGTAAAgacggcaagaagaagaagcccaAAAGCCGGAAAGCGATTGTAGAGTTTGCGAGTGGGAATTGGGGTGGGTGTTATGCGTGCTGGATGGATCATGAGACCGGTCGGGGAATGGAAGGGGTAAAAGCCAAGTTTGGAAGCGGGGAGGTGCCGGCATGGGTTGCATGGGCGGCGGAGACGCAGAAGCCTGGACGGAGACCGTCTCCCGCTGCTAGTGGCGGGGATCAGCAAATAAATAATGCCAATGGGTATGCGCCACCAAAGACATCCTTCACAATACCCACGACAACTTCAACACCTGCTTCCCCGCCGTCGTTCACTTCAGCGCCTGATTTCTTTGCTGCGAGTGACGGTGAGGTCAGTATGGCGGACCTTTTAGCGAAACATGCTCAGAAGAAATCTGCCAAGAGCGAGGAAGACCGGAGACGGCAGGAGTTTGAGAGCATGACGTTGTcgagaatgaggatgatggagagggagaagctGGAGGCGGGAATCAGGAgacaagaggaagaggaatgaTCTATGTCTGATATTTTGTATTGTTGATTTACACCATCTCTACAGCACTATAGATGTATAATATGAGTTTAATCCGCACCTCGAACCTGATCATTGTTATGCGCTTTAAGAAACAACTGAATCCAAACAGCGTGATGGCGGGAGTTTGTTAATCGaaacgaggaagaagctaACAAGATGCATGTTTTTCTACTgttttttcctcctcgtgTTGAACGTTTTTAGTGGTTGTAATCAAACGCTATTAAGAGAGAAAACAAAGGCATTTGTCATCTCTATCCATTCTACAACAATCCTGCAGACCAAGATCTACCACAATCTTGCCCATCAAGTACCCCTTtgtctttcatcctcctaCGAAAAGGAAATCAAACAAGGCTATCGGTGAACTCGGTGGTTATTACCCGCATTCTTCAGCTCGCTAATTGGGCAAAACAGAGGTATTCTGATGAGCTGTACTATTCTGATTACGAATGGATGGATTTTTGAAAAGAAAACTCACTTGAAAGCAGCCTCAATACAATGCTTAATTTCTCTATAGCTAACGACAAGACAACTTTGGTCATCCCGTGAGACGAGCATGACCCTTTCGTCCAAACCGGCATCCAACTGTGATTTAGCAAATCAgtacctttttttttctttccgaGAGTTGAAGTTATAAAGGTGAAAACAAGGGATTGTCGTTTTGATGAATAAAAGAGACGTACCTTGTTCAAACAAACCAACACATGACTAAGGTCCAAAATTGGCTTTCCATCCACTCCGACGCTGTGAAAGACATAATCCCTGAAAAGTTTGAGGATGTATCTGTCGCCCGTATCAGACCAACGGGGGTCCAATTCAAACCTGATACCATGGCGAATTAGCGAAATTTCCACAAACAGAATAGTATAGGGGAGTGGGAAGGGGGGGGAGGAATTTGACATACTCTGCTCGTTCATTGATGAAACCCAATTTGGTCAACAATCTTACGATACGTCCATTCTCTACTTCGGCCCCCAACTCATTCTCCAACACATCTGCATAGCTAATGTAACAGCAATACGCGATATCAGTTTTTTTTCCTCGCTAGAGATTGAAGTGggagaagctcaaggacATACCTCTGAACAGCATCCAGCTCGTTTAATATCCTAGGCCCCATCATCTTGACCACCTCATCGATACTCTTGATTTGCCCCTGTGCCGGCTTGCTGATCAGGTACAGTATGAGATTACTGAGATCGGAGGAGTAGTGTCTGGAAATATGTTCGAgcggaagggaaaaaggaagtgTAGGTTGGAAAAAGTCGCAAGTGAGGGAAATGATGAGTTTCCCAAAAGAGAGCAAATCTTCTTGTTGGAATGCCTGCACAGGGGTTTTGTTATCAAACGCCAACACGTCCCACACCCCACAACCATTCAACCTGATCCTGTTCTTCCCAGTCAACAAAATCTTGCTCGCATCGAGGTTCCGCACGGCGAGGCCGGAACTGTGGATTGCCTTGAGGGCGTTGGCGATTTGGGTGACATAGGACCAGAGAATCCGCTCGGGCGGTGATGAACGTCGTTTGGGAGGTTGGTTAGCGAGGGCGGAAGCGGGAGATGGTTCCGGGGGATTGGGTGAGAGGTATTCGTCGTAGAGGGTTGTAGACAGAGGGTGGTAATCATACACCATGATTAACGAGTTATCACCAAAGGTTTTTGTTGTAAACGCTTCCTTTAGCCCGACGATGTTTGGATGCCTCATCCGTCTCCAGGTATCCATCGATGCAAATGCAAGCTGATTGACCAACTTGAACCCCTCCACCCTTCGCAGACAATACGTATTCCCGTCCACCTCAGAAGTCGCGCGGTAGACGGGGGAGGGCAGGCCGTATACTTTTGAGGGCTGGGATTGGGTAGGGGGGCATTGGGCGGTAGGCGCGGGGAGGGGGAGTGGAATGAGAGAGTGATACACGCCCAGTTCTTGCGGCAGCCCGGGCGCGGAAGCGCCATTCGCCCCTGCATAGACAGCCTCCTGCTTCGCCTGGATCGCTCTTCTCAAATCATCGCTCACGAAGAACGCGTGCGGGTGAGTTGGGTAAAGCGGATTCCCACCGATGCTCGGGAGCGGTGCTGCGTAGAGATTGTAATCGAGCGGTTGACGAGGTGGGAGGTACATGCTCTGGTCGACGGGAGGTGCATGGGCGTGCGGGTCAAGGATACCGTGCGTCAGCGCTTGAGCCTGGGCGTGGGCATGGGCGGCAGAGAGCGCGATATGCGAGGGATCATCGTATGCCATCGGGGACGCCGTAGCACTCAGCTGGGCATGGCTCGGCTGGGCGGACACCTGGACGTCCTGGCGAGGTAAAAGTCCCGTCGAGGGAAGGGACGGCCAGACGGGAGGCGTGGGGGCGCTGGGGGTCGGTACGCTTGGAGTGCTTGCTCTGGGAGAGGAGTCAAGACCCTTTGGAACGAATACGGGAGCGGCGAGATGTTCGATGCTCAAGGTCGGCTTCTCTCTGGCTGGAGTGCCGGCGAGAGGGGTGGGGGCGGAGGGCGTCGGGGCGTGGGCGACTGGGCTGCTGTTCTGGGGCGTGGATGGGTCTGCTCCAGCCTAGTAACAGGTCAGCTTCAGTGGCAGCAGCGCAGTGTCGGGCGTACGGGCGGATGGTAGTAGATGCACTGGCGGACAGTCAGCACGCCGAGCTCACGCAGACGGATGCACTTACACCCTGGTCCTGGTACTTGCAGTAGCTGTCGCCCGGTCAGCGCATGCACACCGCTCTCCTGGCCAGCTTACCCGTAGATCATGACATTGCGGCATATCCTCTGGGCAGTTTCTGCTCGTTGTCAGCTCGCGGTCTCTGGCAAACAGGCGACGCACCCCGCTTCTCCGGGGAgtgtttcttctccttctccttggccttctccgACGACGGCGACGGTGGACGGACGATCTGCACCGCGGCTGACTTGGGCGGAGGCAGCATAGTCGGCCTGGGGAGATGCAGGAGACGGTGGAAACAACGAAAGAATTGGCGCGGCGTAATAAATCAGAACAGCCGCAGCGAATTTACGCGTCACTCTATATGCAAAGAGCATGCATACAACAACTATATATCTAATGCATCTACTAGTACACGATGCACCGACGGGTACACCCTATCCTACGCTGCCTTCTCCCCTTGCTCCGCCCAGTGCGCCCTGCCAAATGTCGCAGCCACCACCAACGGGAACACCAACGTCGCATCTGCGTACACCTTTTTCTCCAGATGAGCATCTATCCTCCAGCAATAACGGAGAGAAAAGCCCACCTTGACACTCTCGGCACCAGCACGGATCTTACCCCATGATACTGCTTCATCAGGTCGAGCACCAGAATCTGAACCGTCGTACTGCGTTGTCTCCAATTAGTCCGCGCATCATTCACTTCCAAGACGATCCACCCACCTCCTGGCCGGTGTTAATGTACACCGCGTAATCGGCACCATTCCTCTGCTCCATTATCAGCAAATTATTCCAGGTCGAAACAAGGCGAACGACGCACAAACAGCATTGCATTTGCAATTTGGTGCTTGCAGACACCTCCACCAAGGATGATCATACCAGCCTTTTTTGACTTGACGCTCATATCGTTCAGCCGTCTGATATCGGCCACAATGTCAATGTTCAGTTGGAGAGGGGATGACTTGTACGTGTGAAAGTACAGCATATCGCCTAAAGAACCGTCTGTGAGGGCCGGACAGAAAACTGGGATATCATTCTAAAAAAGAAACCCAATCAATCAGCTTGCCCCAGCTTTTATTGCATTCTCCGCTTTAAGGCATACCTTGTAGCACCAATAGTAAACACTGTCCTCATTATTAATCTCCTTGCCCAATCGACGGATGACAGAGCTAGGACTCCACTTGACACCTTGTTCTTCCTGCTCCTCGACCATCTTGTCCAAGATGGGTACAACCCAGTCTTCAAATGCACAGTAGTTAGAGTTGGGGACGAGCAGATTTCCTATTCTGTTCAGCCTGTAGACTCTCATTAGCCCCGCCTCCAAAAAGATACCAAAAAAAGACCtaccccttcttccttaaTCCCGCACCATCCAAATGAAAGTCTCCCAAGATCGTCTTTCCCAAACATTTTATAaaatcttcctccacaccCCCGGCCGTTGTCACAAAACAATCCACGAGCTTGTGTTGAGCGAGAAACTTGAGGATTTCACGGAGACCTGATGAGATGAGGTTGGAGGTATAGCCAATGAAGAGGGTGAGCGGTTCATCCGGGTCGGTACGGCGTTTTCTCTGTTTCATTCCAACAAACCCCCGTCAGTAACTCCTAGAGGGTGAGCATCAAAACTTGCCATTTCATCGACCACCCGGATCGCTCTAGCCAAACCCGTCGCCTGGAACCCGATCGTCTCGTAACTCTTCAGCAGCGCTTCCAGGTCGATTGGCTTGTTGAAATCGGGGCCTTTGACGTCTATAGCATCTTCTGGGATTTCTTCCGAGGGGAAAATAACGTTCTGGTGTGGGTCGGCAGACATTTGAGCTtcgattttttttggtttaTGCCTGTATGTACAGATAAATGTATACTGCATAGAAATTTCACTATTTTTGGTCAAGaccacctttttttttcaaaaaaaaacccaTCCATATCTGCCAACGTCATCATGTTTTATtcacctctttccatcgAACGGGAACACTGACTTTCAACCCCATTTCCCTCTCTGTTCAACTCGGGCCACACCACGACGATTTCTTTGTATAATCGCAAATGTCCTCAATCGATCCTCCAGCAGGCCATACGAGGCCtatcgtcttcttcgacatCTCCATCGGAGACACTCCCGCCGGCCGGATCAAGATGGGTACGTTTTAAACACTTAcactttccttctccgacTATCCCGACCAAGATGTGAGTGGTAATGGACTGATTGTGGTTGATTTAGAGTTGTTTGATGACATTACCCCCAAGTGCGTATCATTTTGTGGCGGAAAATGGAGAGACGAGCGGGGGAGAAGGGCGGGGTGAGAGCTGATCATTGTCCCGATTTGGTACCGTAGGACAGCAGAAAACTTTAGGCAATTATGTACAGGCGAGCACCGGTATGTTTTTCTTGCATCATTATACCCCTTCGTGCTCAGTGGGAAATCGgcggatggaaagaggaagcagTATTAGCTGACTGCGTTGAGCTTTTAGAATCAACTCTGTGCCTCAAGGCTATAAGAAGGCTACTTTCCACAGGTAATGTCTCACCCCTGCAGAATCCATCTCCCGAGTTCTGCTGACACTCTTGATATAGAGTGTACGCTATATGACTCCTATAATATCACACGGAATTGAGCTCACCCTTATCGTGTAACCCCCCTCAAATTCGACTCCTGTAACCTTTTGTTATTTCCacggaaaaaaaaaaaccacGATATTATCTCCCCTGCTCATCTTACCCACGGAACCCCAGAATCCCACAATTCATGGTTCAAGGCGGAGACTTTGTCAGAGGGGATGGTACTGGATCATTCTCAATCTATGGCGCACagtttgaagatgagaacTTCAAGGTGAAGCATACAGGACCTGGGTTGTTGAGTATGGTACGTTTATATTGATTCCTCATTCCCAtccccttttcttcacGTACTTCTCGAGGGACGTGAGCGAAAGCGTGATATGGAAGGCAAAAGTGAGGAACAGGTAGCTGATGCGAATAAACCTTCCCACAGGCGAATTCGGGACCGAACACCAATGGATGCCAGGTAAGCCTCCGAATTACAATCCCACCCGCTCGAAGCAAGTAATGATGGAGGAAACTGAAATGTTTTTGGTGCTCTCAATAGTTCTTCATCACTACCGCCCCTGCCGAATTCCTTGACGGCAAGCACTGCGTCTTTGGCCGAGTCATTGATGGTTTATTGACCGTcaggaagattgagaaCGTCCCCACTGGCGCTAACAACAGGTGAGTCggctttctttttttttcccgCTTCCTTTTCGCTTTTCGATCAAGTATGCGGGGACAGAAAGTAACTTGGGATGGTATGAGGATGCTTGATGGTTCAGACGCTGACGAAAGAATCATAAACAGACCGAAATTGCAAGTCAGGATAGCAGAGTGCGGGGAGATGTAATCGGGTGTTTTTACAAGTTTGAAAAGCTGTTTTCACAGAAAGA is a window of Cryptococcus neoformans var. neoformans JEC21 chromosome 10 sequence DNA encoding:
- a CDS encoding poly(A)-specific ribonuclease, putative, with translation MLPPPKSAAVQIVRPPSPSSEKAKEKEKKHSPEKRETAQRICRNVMIYGYCKYQDQGCIYYHPPAGADPSTPQNSSPVAHAPTPSAPTPLAGTPAREKPTLSIEHLAAPVFVPKGLDSSPRASTPSVPTPSAPTPPVWPSLPSTGLLPRQDVQVSAQPSHAQLSATASPMAYDDPSHIALSAAHAHAQAQALTHGILDPHAHAPPVDQSMYLPPRQPLDYNLYAAPLPSIGGNPLYPTHPHAFFVSDDLRRAIQAKQEAVYAGANGASAPGLPQELGVYHSLIPLPLPAPTAQCPPTQSQPSKVYGLPSPVYRATSEVDGNTYCLRRVEGFKLVNQLAFASMDTWRRMRHPNIVGLKEAFTTKTFGDNSLIMVYDYHPLSTTLYDEYLSPNPPEPSPASALANQPPKRRSSPPERILWSYVTQIANALKAIHSSGLAVRNLDASKILLTGKNRIRLNGCGVWDVLAFDNKTPVQAFQQEDLLSFGKLIISLTCDFFQPTLPFSLPLEHISRHYSSDLSNLILYLISKPAQGQIKSIDEVVKMMGPRILNELDAVQSYADVLENELGAEVENGRIVRLLTKLGFINERAEFELDPRWSDTGDRYILKLFRDYVFHSVGVDGKPILDLSHVLVCLNKLDAGLDERVMLVSRDDQSCLVVSYREIKHCIEAAFNELKNAGNNHRVHR
- a CDS encoding deoxyhypusine synthase, putative translates to MSADPHQNVIFPSEEIPEDAIDVKGPDFNKPIDLEALLKSYETIGFQATGLARAIRVVDEMRKRRTDPDEPLTLFIGYTSNLISSGLREILKFLAQHKLVDCFVTTAGGVEEDFIKCLGKTILGDFHLDGAGLRKKGLNRIGNLLVPNSNYCAFEDWVVPILDKMVEEQEEQGVKWSPSSVIRRLGKEINNEDSVYYWCYKNDIPVFCPALTDGSLGDMLYFHTYKSSPLQLNIDIVADIRRLNDMSVKSKKAGMIILGGGVCKHQIANAMLFRNGADYAVYINTGQEYDGSDSGARPDEAVSWGKIRAGAESVKVYADATLVFPLVVAATFGRAHWAEQGEKAA
- a CDS encoding expressed protein, which gives rise to MVTFAQGGEATAAVDMVASIPVNIKKELRFSCLLKPYLVLLDAAVQKGRKTWETLVENASVTQDLPPAWRLKVMEIDERSPFSRHDGSLVGEYNSAGVCLGLPKRIDRPVYSHPDMRDDARRKVLFGDSTHDVRKKTDGDVCSKYFDTWLADVGRTGGIAGMWCPHGICLGYHIMLTAEGRNDFFSMLRCFRKTAPKIVIYDYACHLGPLHYPRSDLL